Proteins co-encoded in one Arachis stenosperma cultivar V10309 chromosome 7, arast.V10309.gnm1.PFL2, whole genome shotgun sequence genomic window:
- the LOC130939968 gene encoding L10-interacting MYB domain-containing protein-like: MVARNRPGTHFNKAGWKNLKTKFLKQTDLSYEYKQFKNKWEAIKREWRLWAKLKGKETDLGWDPIKKTIQTSDDWWKANIQKNPDVAKFREKGPKHLDEMEFLFEDIVAAGIGAWAPSQDKNDSYNDRDNEKDNDDEEESLKNELNDESTSSSAMR; this comes from the exons ATGGTAGCTAGAAATAGACCTGGAACACATTTTAACAAAGCTGGTtggaaaaatttgaaaacaaagTTCTTGAAACAGACTGATTTGAGTTATGAGTataaacaatttaaaaataagtgGGAAGCTATAAAAAGAGAGTGGAGACTATGGGCTaaactaaaaggaaaggagacCGATCTTGGTTGGGATCCTATTAAGAAGACCATACAAACAAGTGATGATTGGTGGAAGGCTAATATTCAG AAAAATCCTGATGTGGCAAAATTTAGAGAGAAAGGTCCAAAACATCTTGATGAAATGGAGTTCCTTTTTGAAGATATTGTAGCTGCTGGTATAGGTGCATGGGCACCCTCTCAAGATAAAAATGATAGTTATAACGATAGAGATAATGAGAAAGATAATGATGATGAGGAAGAAAGTTTAAAAAATGAGTTAAATGATGAATCAACATCTTCTAGTGCAAtgagataa